In Piliocolobus tephrosceles isolate RC106 chromosome 6, ASM277652v3, whole genome shotgun sequence, the following are encoded in one genomic region:
- the SERPINA12 gene encoding serpin A12 — MNPTLGLATFLAVLLTVKGLLEPSFSPRNYKALSQAQGWKERKAAKELTRQNMDFGFKLLKKLASNNPGRNIMLSPLSISTAFSLLCLGAQDSSLDEIKQGFNFRKIPEKDLHEGFHYIIHELNQKTQDLKVSIGNTLFIDRRLQPQRKFVEDAENFYGAETILTDFHNLKITQKQINDFISNKTHGKINNLIENIDPGTVMLLTNYIFFRARWQHEFDPNVTKEEDFFLDKTSSVKVPMMFRSGMYQVGYDDKLSCTILEIPYQKNITAIFLLPDEGKLKHLEKGLQVDTFSRWKTLLSRRVVDVSVPRLHMTGTFDLKKTLSYMGISKIFEEHGDLTKIAPYRNLKVGEAVHKAELKMDERGTEGAAGTGAQTLPMETPLAVKIDKPYLLLIYSEKIPSVLFLGKIVNPIGK, encoded by the exons ATGAACCCCACGTTGGGCCTGGCCACTTTTCTGGCTGTTCTCCTCACCGTGAAAGGTCTTCTGGAGCCAAGCTTCTCACCAAGGAATTATAAAGCTTTGAGCCAGGCCCAAgggtggaaggaaaggaaggcagcCAAGGAGCTTACAAGGCAGAACATGGATTTTGGCTTTAAGCTTCTCAAGAAGCTGGCCTCCAACAACCCTGGCAGGAACATCATGCTATCCCCCTTAAGCATCTCTACAGCTTTCTCCTTGCTGTGCCTGGGTGCCCAGGACAGCTCCCTGGACGAGATCAAGCAGGGGTTCAACTTCAGAAAGATCCCAGAAAAAGATCTTCATGAGGGCTTCCATTACATCATCCATGAGCTGAACCAGAAGACCCAGGACCTCAAAGTGAGCATCGGGAACACGCTGTTCATTGACCGGAGGCTGCAGCCCCAGCGTAAGTTTGTGGAAGATGCCGAGAACTTTTATGGTGCAGAAACCATCCTTACCGACtttcataatttgaaaattacTCAGAAGCAGATCAATGACTTTATCAGTAATAAAACCCATGGGAAAATTAACAACCTGATCGAGAATATAGACCCTGGCACCGTGATGCTtcttacaaattatattttcttccgAG CCAGGTGGCAACATGAGTTTGATCCAAATGTAACTAAAGAGGAAGATTTCTTTTTGGACAAAACCAGTTCAGTCAAGGTGCCCATGATGTTCCGTAGTGGCATGTACCAAGTTGGCTATGATGATAAGCTCTCTTGCACCATCCTGGAAATACCGTACCAGAAAAATATCACAGCCATCTTCCTCCTTCCTGATGAGGGCAAGCTGAAGCACTTGGAGAAGGGCTTGCAGGTGGACACTTTCTCCAGATGGAAAACGTTACTGTCACGCAG GGTCGTAGATGTGTCTGTGCCCAGACTCCACATGACAGGCACCTTCGACCTGAAGAAGACTCTCTCGTACATGGGTATCTCCAAAATCTTTGAGGAGCATGGTGATCTCACCAAGATCGCCCCTTATCGCAACCTGAAAGTCGGCGAG GCTGTGCACAAGGCTGAGCTGAAGATGGATGAGAGGGGTACGGAGGGGGCCGCTGGCACTGGAGCACAGACTCTGCCCATGGAGACACCACTCGCCGTCAAGATAGACAAACCCTATCTGCTGCTGATTTACAGCGAGAAAATACCTTCCGTGCTCTTCCTGGGAAAGATTGTTAACCCTATTGGAAAATAA